In Bacillus sp. NP247, one DNA window encodes the following:
- a CDS encoding endospore germination permease: MTKQTITLFQVSMILIGSIGIINHVIMIPMLLDTSGRDSWISILLVSVIYLIWISLIFIIYINIKNEHLFLWLKNNFGKFSVYPIIFIVVLYLITIGVVALKETLTFFSFYLPETPHFVLGILFSMICLYNATRGIQSIALTTGVLLPIVFLLGFFVMFANVPHKDYSLLQPMMENGMNPVFRGMVYPAAGFLELIFILFLQHHICSKIKLYQLIALGIVIIGITIGPVMAAIIEFGPFVAANQRYPAFEEWRLVSIGRYIENLDFLSVYQWLVGIFIRLSLVVFLIPDLLSITNQKTRNGVMFVILSCIVVISILPISDSSFYWFVSQIVLPVSALGLFLFSILLIVFVWVAKYKKSS, from the coding sequence ATGACAAAGCAAACAATTACTTTATTTCAAGTTTCTATGATACTCATTGGTAGTATTGGGATAATTAATCATGTCATTATGATTCCTATGTTATTAGATACCTCGGGTAGAGATTCGTGGATCTCTATCCTATTAGTAAGCGTTATATACTTGATTTGGATTTCATTAATATTCATCATATATATAAACATAAAAAATGAACATTTATTTTTGTGGTTAAAAAATAATTTTGGGAAATTCAGTGTATATCCAATCATATTCATAGTTGTACTTTATTTAATAACAATTGGTGTCGTTGCACTAAAAGAAACATTAACCTTTTTCTCTTTTTATTTACCAGAAACACCTCACTTTGTATTAGGAATACTTTTTTCAATGATTTGTCTCTATAATGCTACAAGAGGAATTCAATCTATTGCACTTACAACAGGTGTTTTGTTACCTATTGTATTTCTACTTGGCTTTTTTGTCATGTTTGCAAATGTTCCACATAAAGATTATTCTTTACTTCAGCCAATGATGGAAAATGGAATGAATCCAGTATTTAGAGGGATGGTTTATCCTGCAGCAGGATTTCTAGAGTTAATTTTTATTCTTTTTTTACAACATCACATTTGTTCAAAAATCAAATTATATCAACTGATTGCCTTGGGTATTGTTATTATTGGTATCACAATAGGCCCAGTTATGGCAGCAATTATAGAATTTGGTCCTTTCGTAGCAGCAAACCAACGATATCCAGCATTTGAAGAATGGAGACTTGTGTCAATAGGAAGGTACATTGAAAATTTAGACTTTCTCTCCGTGTATCAGTGGCTTGTAGGGATCTTTATTCGTCTATCACTTGTTGTTTTTCTTATTCCAGATTTGTTATCAATTACAAATCAAAAAACGAGAAATGGGGTTATGTTTGTAATCCTTTCATGTATTGTAGTAATAAGTATACTACCTATCAGTGACTCTAGTTTCTATTGGTTTGTATCTCAAATTGTTTTACCAGTTTCAGCATTAGGGCTATTTTTATTTTCTATCTTACTGATAGTGTTTGTATGGGTTGCTAAATATAAGAAAAGTTCTTGA
- a CDS encoding ABC transporter ATP-binding protein, with product METILQFKNLDYYYESNGKKVTILDNVNFSFQKGHFYTILGPSGSGKTTTLSLGCGLDIPKNGYVLYNGKDIRKIGLDRYRNQNVSVIFQSYNLITYMTALQNVLTAMEITGVKVQNKKARALELLEKVGLTEVEAKRNVLQLSGGQQQRVAIARALSCNVDLLIADEPTGNLDGETANEIIELFQELAHQEDKCVIVVTHSQEVAKKSDRAVYLRKKKLVINEINNT from the coding sequence ATGGAGACGATTTTACAATTTAAAAACTTAGATTATTATTATGAAAGTAACGGGAAAAAAGTAACGATACTAGATAATGTTAATTTTTCTTTTCAAAAAGGGCATTTTTACACGATTTTAGGGCCCTCTGGATCTGGCAAAACCACAACTCTTAGCTTAGGTTGTGGGCTGGACATACCTAAAAACGGTTATGTACTATATAATGGCAAGGATATTCGAAAAATTGGTTTGGATCGATACCGTAATCAAAATGTATCCGTGATTTTCCAATCGTATAATTTGATTACCTATATGACTGCTCTTCAGAATGTACTAACGGCAATGGAAATTACAGGTGTGAAGGTACAAAATAAAAAAGCAAGAGCATTAGAATTATTAGAGAAGGTAGGACTCACAGAAGTAGAAGCGAAACGAAATGTCTTGCAACTAAGTGGTGGACAACAACAACGTGTAGCAATTGCTCGAGCACTATCTTGCAATGTCGATTTATTGATTGCTGATGAACCAACAGGAAACCTTGATGGAGAAACAGCAAATGAAATTATTGAGTTGTTTCAGGAGCTCGCTCATCAAGAGGATAAATGTGTAATTGTAGTTACGCATTCACAAGAAGTTGCAAAAAAATCGGATCGAGCAGTTTATTTAAGGAAAAAGAAGTTAGTGATAAACGAAATTAATAATACCTAA